GTGCTCATCCTGCTGGGCGGTGGCGTCTGCGCCGCCGTCACGCTGAAGGCCTCCAAGGCCCGTAACGCCGGCTGGCTGGCCATCGCCTTCGGGTGGGGTTTCGCCGTCATGACGGCCGTGTACATCTCGGCACCGCTCTCCGGTGCCCACCTCAACCCGGCCGTGACGCTCGCCCTCGCGATCAAGGACGGTGGCTGGGACAACGTCCCGATCTACTGGGCCGGGCAGCTGCTCGGCGCCATGATCGGCGCGACCCTGGTCTGGGTGGCCTACTACGGCCAGTTCCAGGCCCACCTCACGGACAAGGAGATCGTCGGCGAGCCGACGGCCAAGGCCGTGGAAGCCGAGGAGAAGGGCGCCGGACCTGTCCTGGGCATCTTCTCCACCGGTCCTGAGGTCCGCAACGTGGTGCAGAACCTCGCCACGGAGATCATCGGCACCGTCGTCCTGATCCTCGCCATCCTGACGCAGGGTCTGAACGACAAGGGCAACGGTCTCGGCACCCTGGGCGCCCTGATCACCGCATTCGTGGTCGTCTCCATCGGTCTGTCGCTCGGCGGCCCGACCGGTTACGCCATCAACCCGGCCCGTGACCTGGGCCCGCGCATCGTGCACGCGCTCCTGCCGCTGCCCAACAAGGGCGGCTCCGACTGGAGCTACGCGTGGATCCCGGTCGTCGGACCGCTGATCGGCGGCGCGATCGCTGCGGGTATCTACAACCTCGCTTTTGCTTAGAAGCAGAATTCCAAGAACTTCCGAGCACTGAAGCAGCCGTAGAACCAGTCCTCATGACCTCCTCATGACCACGGAACCCCTCAGGAGCACACAGTGACCGACGCGCACACCGCCGGACCGTTCATCGCGGCCATCGACCAGGGCACGACCTCCAGCCGCTGCATCGTCTTCGACCGGGACGGCCGTATCGTCTCCGTCGACCAGAAGGAGCACGAGCAGATCTTCCCGAAGCCGGGCTGGGTCGAGCACAACGCCACCGAGATCTGGACCAACGTCCAGGAGGTCGTCGCCT
The nucleotide sequence above comes from Streptomyces sp. N50. Encoded proteins:
- a CDS encoding MIP/aquaporin family protein, whose product is MSSSDIFIGETIGTAVLILLGGGVCAAVTLKASKARNAGWLAIAFGWGFAVMTAVYISAPLSGAHLNPAVTLALAIKDGGWDNVPIYWAGQLLGAMIGATLVWVAYYGQFQAHLTDKEIVGEPTAKAVEAEEKGAGPVLGIFSTGPEVRNVVQNLATEIIGTVVLILAILTQGLNDKGNGLGTLGALITAFVVVSIGLSLGGPTGYAINPARDLGPRIVHALLPLPNKGGSDWSYAWIPVVGPLIGGAIAAGIYNLAFA